One Sphingomonas sp. FARSPH DNA segment encodes these proteins:
- a CDS encoding patatin-like protein — protein sequence MREKELRLALVCYGGISLAVYMHGITKEVWRVVRASRASHDGTQPDAGSERVYAALIEEIEATAGMKLRVLADIVAGASAGGINGIFLAQAITTGQSLEPLTNLWLTSADVEALIDPQAAPATRFSKMWALPIAWMAAGRSADKVAALDEATREEVRSKLSHFVRSRWFEPPFGGATFTGMLLDAFDAMAATPRGPRLLPDGQPLDLFVTVTDFTGHPERLSLNSPPEVLETEHRIVIGFSDHGVPGAALAAIPDLAFAARATSSFPGAFPPFTVAELDGVLAERGLAWPERNAFLKRALPRHFAARQAEKAVLIDGSVLANAPFRPAIDALKERPARREIDRRFVYIDPSPGIKIRLGSGGGDPGFFQTILGALSDLPRQQPIRDNLEAIAARSARIDRMRGIVTALRPAVEEEIGALFGHTFFLDSPTAARLVAWRRRAQTAAATRAGYGYAAYGHLKLAGVIDTITALLYHVGGEPGQHRWRRLKAAIESAIAARGFGEVGPTFTGKESAATIDFLRTYDIGFRIRRLRLMARRLTEVEAEGADVEPIRDAIYDSLALYLQRQRADDHPHLKDQVRSLRGGDAVPLLDALAAALDLTRLDAETDARLASALNALDKAPRRALLLAYLGFPYYDTATLPLLQGEGLDEFDPIKVDRIAPDDATAIRSGGAEATLKGIQFNSFGAFFSRAYRENDYLWGRLHGAERMIDICVSTLPASVRMRAGRVAAIKRAAFHAILDEEEPRLTAIPALIASLRREIG from the coding sequence ATGCGCGAAAAGGAGCTGCGCCTCGCGCTCGTCTGCTACGGCGGCATCAGCCTTGCGGTCTACATGCACGGCATCACCAAGGAGGTGTGGCGCGTCGTCCGGGCCAGCCGCGCCAGCCACGACGGGACGCAGCCGGATGCAGGCAGCGAGCGCGTCTACGCCGCACTGATCGAGGAGATCGAGGCAACGGCCGGCATGAAGCTGCGCGTCCTTGCCGATATCGTCGCGGGCGCGTCGGCGGGCGGTATCAACGGCATCTTCCTCGCCCAGGCGATCACCACGGGGCAAAGCCTGGAGCCGCTGACCAACCTGTGGCTGACCTCCGCCGACGTCGAGGCGCTGATCGACCCGCAAGCCGCACCCGCCACGCGCTTTTCGAAGATGTGGGCGCTGCCCATCGCCTGGATGGCGGCGGGACGCAGTGCGGACAAGGTCGCCGCGCTTGACGAGGCGACACGCGAGGAGGTGCGCAGCAAGCTATCGCATTTCGTCCGGTCGCGCTGGTTCGAACCGCCGTTCGGGGGGGCGACGTTTACCGGCATGCTGCTCGACGCGTTCGACGCCATGGCGGCGACGCCGCGCGGCCCCCGTCTGCTTCCCGATGGCCAGCCGCTCGACCTGTTCGTCACCGTTACCGATTTCACCGGCCATCCCGAACGGCTGTCGCTCAATTCGCCGCCGGAGGTGCTGGAAACCGAACACCGCATCGTCATCGGCTTTTCGGATCACGGCGTGCCGGGGGCCGCACTGGCGGCGATCCCCGATCTCGCCTTCGCGGCGCGCGCGACGTCGAGCTTCCCCGGCGCGTTCCCGCCGTTCACCGTCGCCGAGCTCGATGGCGTTCTCGCGGAACGCGGCCTTGCCTGGCCCGAGCGCAACGCCTTCCTGAAGCGCGCCCTGCCCCGCCATTTCGCGGCGCGGCAGGCCGAAAAGGCAGTGCTGATCGACGGATCGGTGCTGGCCAACGCCCCCTTCCGCCCCGCCATCGACGCGTTGAAGGAACGCCCCGCGCGGCGGGAGATAGACCGTCGCTTCGTCTACATAGACCCATCGCCCGGGATCAAGATCCGCCTCGGCTCGGGTGGTGGTGATCCCGGTTTCTTCCAGACCATACTCGGCGCGCTCAGCGACCTGCCGCGTCAGCAGCCGATCCGCGACAACCTCGAGGCCATCGCGGCGCGATCGGCGCGGATCGACCGGATGCGCGGCATCGTCACCGCGTTGCGCCCCGCCGTGGAGGAAGAGATTGGCGCACTGTTCGGCCATACCTTCTTCCTCGACAGCCCGACGGCGGCGCGCCTCGTCGCGTGGCGTCGCCGCGCGCAGACCGCCGCGGCGACCCGCGCGGGCTATGGCTATGCCGCCTACGGCCATCTGAAGCTTGCCGGCGTCATCGATACGATTACCGCGCTGCTCTATCATGTCGGCGGCGAGCCGGGGCAGCACCGATGGCGCCGGTTGAAGGCCGCGATCGAGTCGGCGATCGCGGCGCGCGGCTTCGGCGAGGTCGGCCCGACCTTCACCGGCAAGGAAAGCGCGGCGACGATCGACTTCCTGCGCACCTACGACATCGGCTTCCGCATCCGCCGCCTGCGCCTGATGGCGCGGCGCCTGACCGAGGTCGAGGCGGAGGGCGCGGATGTCGAGCCGATCCGCGACGCCATCTACGATTCGCTCGCGCTCTACCTGCAACGCCAGCGCGCCGACGATCATCCGCATCTGAAGGATCAGGTCCGCAGCCTGCGCGGTGGGGATGCCGTGCCCCTGCTCGATGCATTGGCGGCGGCACTCGACCTTACCCGCCTCGACGCCGAAACCGACGCCCGCCTCGCCAGCGCCCTCAACGCGCTCGACAAGGCGCCGCGCCGCGCGCTGCTGCTCGCCTATCTGGGCTTCCCCTATTACGACACCGCGACGCTGCCGCTGCTGCAGGGCGAGGGGCTCGACGAATTCGACCCGATCAAGGTCGACCGGATCGCCCCCGACGATGCGACCGCGATCCGCAGCGGCGGCGCGGAGGCGACGCTGAAGGGCATCCAGTTCAACAGCTTCGGCGCGTTCTTCAGCCGCGCGTACCGCGAGAACGACTATCTATGGGGCCGCCTGCACGGCGCCGAGCGGATGATCGACATCTGCGTGTCCACCCTGCCCGCGTCGGTGCGCATGCGCGCGGGCCGCGTCGCCGCGATCAAGCGCGCCGCCTTCCACGCGATCCTCGATGAAGAGGAACCGCGGCTCACCGCCATTCCCGCATTGATCGCCAGCCTGCGCCGCGAAATCGGCTAG
- a CDS encoding lipopolysaccharide assembly protein LapA domain-containing protein, whose translation MQFLKILFWFLLAFVAALFTYGNWTSIQINLWGGLIADVNLPLLLLVTFLLGFLPTYLYLGAVRWRLRQRLTNSERMLADMRAMPPSAASSLAIPPAGDADRIDAAVAAEGRLL comes from the coding sequence ATGCAGTTCCTCAAGATCCTGTTCTGGTTCCTGCTCGCCTTCGTCGCGGCGCTGTTCACCTACGGCAACTGGACCAGCATCCAGATCAACCTGTGGGGCGGGTTGATCGCCGACGTGAACCTGCCGCTGCTGCTGCTCGTCACCTTCCTCCTCGGTTTCCTGCCGACCTACCTTTATCTGGGCGCGGTACGCTGGCGACTGCGTCAGCGGCTGACCAACAGCGAGCGGATGCTGGCGGACATGCGCGCGATGCCTCCTTCCGCCGCATCGTCGCTGGCGATCCCGCCGGCGGGCGATGCCGATCGGATCGACGCCGCCGTCGCCGCGGAGGGGCGCCTGCTGTGA
- the pyrF gene encoding orotidine-5'-phosphate decarboxylase, whose product MSPIYVAIDTPDLARAKALASRVRHHVGGIKLGLEFFCAHGQAGVREMEALGLPVFLDLKLHDIPNTVAKAVMALSPLAPAILTVHAAGGRAMLEDAKAAAPPQTKVVAVTMLTSLDNDDLAATGVAGSPHDHVLRLAELAHAAGIDGIVCSGAEVAAAKAAWPKGFFVVPGVRPADGVVGDQKRVVTPRAALDAGASVLVVGRPITQAEDPDAAARAIGATL is encoded by the coding sequence GTGAGCCCGATCTACGTCGCGATCGACACGCCCGACCTCGCCCGCGCCAAGGCATTGGCGAGCCGGGTCCGCCATCACGTTGGCGGCATCAAGCTCGGCCTCGAATTCTTTTGCGCGCACGGCCAGGCGGGGGTGCGCGAAATGGAGGCGCTCGGCCTGCCCGTTTTCCTCGATCTCAAACTCCACGACATCCCCAATACGGTCGCCAAGGCGGTGATGGCGCTGAGCCCGCTCGCCCCGGCGATCCTGACCGTCCACGCTGCCGGCGGCCGTGCGATGCTCGAGGATGCGAAAGCCGCCGCGCCGCCGCAGACCAAGGTCGTCGCGGTGACAATGCTGACCAGCCTCGACAACGACGACCTCGCCGCGACCGGCGTCGCGGGCAGCCCGCACGACCATGTCCTGCGCCTGGCGGAGCTGGCGCACGCCGCCGGGATCGACGGCATCGTCTGTTCGGGCGCGGAGGTCGCCGCGGCCAAGGCGGCGTGGCCCAAGGGATTCTTCGTCGTGCCCGGCGTCCGACCCGCGGATGGCGTGGTGGGTGACCAGAAGCGGGTGGTCACGCCGCGCGCCGCACTGGATGCGGGCGCGTCGGTGCTGGTGGTCGGCCGTCCGATCACCCAGGCCGAGGACCCGGACGCTGCCGCGCGGGCGATCGGCGCGACCCTATGA
- a CDS encoding GFA family protein, with protein sequence MSDAAPRSGGCHCGAIRFTVRLSGGFDAARRCDCSYCRMRGAVALTARVGDLAILSGADRLSTYRFNTGAAEHHFCSVCGIYTHHRRRSNGDEYGVNAACLDGVSPFDFPEIPVNDGVHHPSDGGSNRIVGVLRFVPAA encoded by the coding sequence ATGAGCGACGCCGCGCCGCGATCGGGTGGCTGCCATTGCGGCGCGATCCGCTTCACGGTGCGCTTGTCGGGCGGTTTCGACGCCGCGCGGCGGTGCGATTGCAGCTATTGCCGGATGCGCGGCGCGGTCGCGCTGACCGCCCGTGTCGGTGACCTCGCCATCCTGTCCGGTGCGGACCGGCTGTCGACCTACCGCTTCAACACCGGTGCGGCGGAACATCATTTCTGCTCCGTTTGCGGCATCTATACGCATCATCGCCGACGTTCGAACGGCGACGAATATGGCGTCAACGCCGCCTGCCTCGACGGCGTCAGCCCGTTCGATTTTCCGGAGATTCCGGTCAACGACGGCGTGCATCATCCATCCGACGGTGGCAGCAACCGGATCGTCGGCGTCCTGCGCTTCGTACCAGCGGCCTGA
- a CDS encoding glyoxalase, whose product MALIRPFLPARDFALSQAFYEAIGFTRLYADDGVAIFEYDGAGFLLQNYYQAEWAGNSMHQLFVTDLDDWWRRTETLAQRFGVRAPQAPEMKPWGIRVGMLVDPAGVLWHVCEEPDA is encoded by the coding sequence ATGGCGTTGATCCGCCCCTTCCTGCCCGCACGCGACTTCGCGCTGTCCCAGGCATTTTACGAAGCGATCGGGTTCACCCGCCTTTACGCCGACGATGGTGTCGCGATCTTCGAATATGACGGCGCGGGCTTTCTGCTCCAGAATTACTATCAGGCCGAATGGGCCGGCAATTCGATGCACCAGCTGTTCGTCACCGACCTCGACGACTGGTGGCGCCGGACAGAGACGCTGGCGCAGCGGTTCGGCGTGCGTGCGCCCCAGGCGCCCGAAATGAAGCCCTGGGGCATTCGCGTCGGCATGCTGGTCGATCCGGCGGGCGTGCTGTGGCACGTCTGCGAAGAACCGGATGCCTGA
- a CDS encoding phosphoribosylanthranilate isomerase: protein MPILTKICGLSTPATLDAAIGGGASHVGFVFFAPSPRDLPFDRAAGLATRVPDRVLRVGVFVDPDDDLLDGAVGAGRLGAIQLHKTAPDRVAAIRTRFRRETWAAVAVKTRADLETARRFVGAADRILYDAKTPDSAALPGGMGVRFDWDLLDGFAHPLPWALSGGLDPANVAEAIGRTRAPMVDVSSGVESAPGVKDVDKIAAFLKAAQL from the coding sequence ATGCCGATCCTCACCAAAATCTGCGGCCTGTCGACGCCTGCGACGCTCGATGCGGCGATCGGCGGCGGCGCGAGCCACGTCGGCTTCGTCTTCTTCGCGCCCTCGCCGCGCGACCTGCCGTTCGATCGCGCGGCCGGGCTCGCCACCCGTGTGCCGGATCGCGTGCTGCGGGTCGGTGTGTTCGTCGACCCCGACGACGACCTGCTCGATGGCGCGGTCGGCGCTGGCCGCCTCGGCGCGATCCAGTTGCACAAGACCGCCCCCGACCGCGTCGCCGCGATCCGGACGCGCTTTCGACGCGAGACCTGGGCGGCCGTCGCGGTGAAGACGCGCGCCGATCTAGAGACGGCGCGACGCTTTGTAGGTGCGGCGGATCGCATCCTCTATGACGCCAAGACCCCGGACAGCGCAGCACTGCCCGGCGGGATGGGCGTGCGCTTCGACTGGGACCTGCTCGATGGCTTCGCGCACCCGTTGCCCTGGGCCTTGTCCGGCGGCCTTGATCCCGCCAACGTGGCCGAGGCGATCGGTCGCACGCGCGCGCCGATGGTCGACGTTTCGTCCGGCGTCGAATCCGCGCCGGGGGTCAAGGATGTGGACAAGATCGCCGCCTTCCTTAAAGCGGCGCAGCTATGA
- the trpB gene encoding tryptophan synthase subunit beta: MNAPNSFRTQPPAGANSFRQQPDSRGHFGAFGGRYVAETLMPLILDLDREYKRAKADPAFRAQFDDLLEHYVGRPSPLYHAERLTDALRESAADDMGAEVWFKRDELNHTGAHKINNCIGQILLAIRMGKTRIIAETGAGQHGVATAAVCARFGLPCVIYMGAKDVERQQPNVFRMKLLGAEVRPVTSGAATLSDAMNEGLRDWVANVDDTFYIIGTAAGPHPYPELVRDFQSVIGREARAQMLSRTGRLPDLLVAAIGGGSNAIGLFHPFLDDPEVAMLGVEAAGHGLGGSEHAASLAGGFPGVLHGNKTYLLQDEDGQIAEGHSISAGLDYPGIGPEHAWLRDIGRVEYDSATDAEALDAFQLLCRTEGIIPALEPSHAIAAVTRRARTMSRDARILVNLCGRGDKDIFTVASALGVAI; this comes from the coding sequence ATGAACGCTCCGAACAGTTTCCGTACCCAGCCTCCCGCGGGAGCGAACAGCTTCCGTCAGCAACCGGACTCGCGCGGTCATTTCGGCGCCTTCGGTGGACGGTATGTCGCCGAAACGCTGATGCCGCTGATCCTCGACCTCGACCGCGAATATAAGCGGGCGAAGGCCGACCCGGCATTCCGCGCGCAGTTCGACGACCTGCTCGAACATTATGTCGGCCGGCCGAGCCCGCTCTACCACGCCGAACGGCTGACCGACGCGCTGCGCGAGAGCGCGGCGGACGACATGGGGGCGGAGGTCTGGTTCAAGCGCGACGAGCTCAACCACACCGGCGCGCACAAGATCAACAATTGCATCGGCCAGATCCTCCTCGCAATCCGCATGGGCAAGACGCGGATCATCGCGGAAACGGGCGCGGGCCAGCATGGCGTCGCCACTGCCGCCGTCTGCGCGCGTTTCGGCCTGCCCTGCGTCATCTACATGGGCGCCAAGGACGTCGAGCGGCAACAGCCCAACGTGTTCCGCATGAAGCTGCTCGGCGCGGAGGTCCGCCCGGTCACCAGCGGCGCGGCGACGCTGTCGGACGCGATGAACGAAGGCCTGCGCGACTGGGTCGCCAACGTCGACGACACCTTCTACATCATCGGCACCGCGGCGGGTCCGCATCCCTATCCCGAACTCGTCCGCGACTTCCAGAGCGTGATCGGACGCGAGGCGCGCGCGCAGATGCTCAGCCGCACCGGCCGCCTGCCCGACCTGCTCGTCGCGGCGATCGGCGGCGGGTCGAATGCGATCGGCCTGTTCCACCCGTTCCTGGACGACCCCGAGGTCGCGATGCTCGGCGTCGAGGCAGCGGGCCATGGCCTTGGCGGCAGCGAGCATGCCGCCAGCCTCGCCGGTGGTTTCCCGGGGGTGCTCCATGGCAACAAGACCTATCTGCTGCAGGACGAGGACGGCCAGATCGCGGAAGGTCATTCGATCTCCGCCGGGCTCGATTATCCCGGCATCGGTCCGGAACATGCCTGGCTGCGCGATATCGGCCGCGTCGAATATGACAGCGCCACCGATGCCGAGGCGCTCGACGCGTTCCAGCTGCTCTGCCGGACGGAGGGCATCATCCCCGCGCTCGAGCCGAGCCATGCGATCGCCGCGGTCACGCGCCGCGCCCGCACGATGTCCCGCGACGCGCGCATCCTCGTCAACCTGTGCGGCCGCGGCGACAAGGACATCTTCACCGTCGCCAGCGCGCTGGGCGTGGCGATATGA
- the trpA gene encoding tryptophan synthase subunit alpha: MNRLAAAFAKDHPALVTFVTAGDPTPGATPAILDALVAGGADVIELGMPFTDPMADGPAIQAANVRSLAAGTRTADILRIAADFRARHPDVPLVLMGYANPMLRRGSDWFARAAADAGVDGVICVDVPPEEDDALGPDLRAAGIAPIRLATPTTDAARLPQVLDGASGFVYYVSVAGITGLQQAAQASIDDAVARLKAATDLPIAVGFGVRTPEQASAIAARADGVVVGSAIVEIVAQHGADAPAAVTAYIQSLAAAVRAARKA, encoded by the coding sequence ATGAACCGCCTCGCCGCTGCCTTCGCGAAGGATCATCCTGCGCTGGTGACGTTCGTCACCGCGGGCGATCCGACGCCGGGTGCGACGCCTGCGATCCTCGACGCGCTCGTCGCAGGCGGTGCGGACGTGATCGAACTGGGCATGCCCTTCACCGATCCGATGGCCGACGGCCCCGCAATCCAGGCGGCGAACGTGCGCAGCCTCGCGGCGGGTACGCGCACCGCGGACATCCTGCGCATCGCGGCCGATTTCCGTGCGCGCCATCCCGACGTGCCGCTCGTCCTGATGGGCTATGCCAATCCGATGCTGCGCCGCGGGTCGGACTGGTTCGCGAGGGCTGCCGCCGATGCGGGCGTCGACGGCGTCATCTGCGTCGACGTGCCGCCCGAGGAGGACGATGCGCTCGGCCCTGACCTGCGCGCCGCCGGCATCGCGCCGATCCGCCTCGCCACCCCCACCACCGATGCCGCGCGCCTGCCGCAGGTGCTGGATGGCGCGTCGGGCTTCGTCTATTACGTCTCGGTCGCGGGCATTACCGGCCTGCAACAGGCGGCGCAGGCGTCGATCGACGATGCGGTCGCGCGGCTGAAGGCGGCGACCGACCTGCCGATCGCGGTCGGCTTCGGCGTGCGGACCCCGGAACAGGCGTCGGCGATCGCGGCCCGCGCGGACGGGGTCGTCGTCGGCTCCGCGATCGTCGAGATCGTCGCGCAGCACGGTGCAGATGCACCCGCCGCCGTCACCGCCTATATCCAATCGCTCGCGGCCGCCGTTCGCGCCGCCAGAAAGGCTTGA
- the accD gene encoding acetyl-CoA carboxylase, carboxyltransferase subunit beta: protein MSWITSVRNALSRVTTRETSEENLWHKCKGCGQMIFTKELEENLSVCPRCDHHERIGPKERFRHILDEGSCSELPAPKVPEDPLKFRDSKPYAARLKAARASAQEQDALINARGTIHGHRVVMGVQDFAFMGGSMGLAVGEAFVRGVEAAIADNAPYLIFTAAGGARMQEGILSLMQMPRSTVAIQMLHDAGLPYIVVLTDPTTGGVTASYAMLGDVQIAEPNALIGFAGARVIESTIREKLPEGFQRAEYLLDHGMLDMVVHRRDLRERLATVIGYLTPSARAA, encoded by the coding sequence ATGAGCTGGATCACCAGCGTCCGTAACGCCCTGTCGCGCGTGACCACGCGCGAAACGTCGGAGGAGAATCTCTGGCACAAGTGCAAGGGCTGCGGCCAGATGATCTTCACCAAGGAGCTGGAAGAGAATCTCTCCGTCTGCCCACGGTGCGACCATCACGAGCGGATCGGACCGAAAGAGCGTTTCCGCCACATCCTCGACGAGGGCAGCTGCAGCGAACTGCCCGCGCCCAAGGTGCCCGAGGATCCGCTCAAGTTCCGCGACTCCAAGCCCTATGCCGCGCGCCTCAAGGCGGCGCGCGCATCGGCGCAGGAGCAGGATGCGCTGATCAACGCGCGCGGCACGATCCATGGCCACCGCGTGGTGATGGGCGTGCAGGACTTCGCCTTCATGGGCGGGTCGATGGGCCTCGCCGTGGGCGAAGCGTTCGTGCGCGGCGTCGAGGCGGCGATCGCGGACAATGCGCCCTACCTCATCTTCACCGCGGCCGGCGGCGCGCGGATGCAGGAGGGTATCCTCAGCCTGATGCAGATGCCGCGCAGCACCGTTGCGATCCAGATGCTGCACGATGCGGGGCTGCCCTATATCGTGGTGCTGACCGACCCGACCACCGGCGGCGTCACCGCCAGCTATGCGATGCTGGGCGACGTCCAGATCGCCGAGCCCAATGCGCTGATCGGCTTCGCGGGCGCGCGCGTCATCGAAAGCACGATCCGCGAGAAATTGCCCGAGGGCTTCCAGCGCGCCGAATATCTGCTCGACCACGGCATGCTCGACATGGTCGTCCATCGCCGCGACCTGCGTGAGCGGCTGGCGACGGTCATCGGTTATCTGACGCCCAGCGCAAGGGCCGCCTGA
- a CDS encoding bifunctional folylpolyglutamate synthase/dihydrofolate synthase, with product MPDHATSNDPAVQAQLDRLSLLSPGADVLGLDRIARLLARLGDPHRAMPPVFHVAGTNGKGSTCAFLRAAIEATGCDVHVFSSPHLVHFNERIRVAGRLIDDASLAALLAEVLDHAEGIAPSFFEVTTAAAFLAFARTPAAATIVEVGLGGRLDATNVVDRPAVTGIAALGLDHQAFLGDRLTDIATEKAGIAKSGVPIITMNYPRAARDRVAAVAEAAGAPVFARNRQWWSESGRTTMRYRDAGFALSAPRPRLVGPHQSHNFALAIAMLRHQAAVHVPEAAMRAAAQWAQWPARMQRMGKGPLRDRLSPGSELWLDGAHNPSAAQPVARALRSLAKGRPVVLVVGMLANKDAEGVLRLLAPTLSRAIAVPVEGHDSHAPAQLASLAEDFGVAASVAPDLASALELVAGDAVVLIAGSLYLAGEALHLNDEAPD from the coding sequence ATGCCCGATCACGCGACATCCAACGATCCCGCCGTGCAGGCGCAGCTCGACCGTCTGTCGTTGCTTTCACCGGGCGCCGACGTGCTCGGCCTCGACCGGATCGCACGCCTGCTGGCGCGGCTCGGCGATCCGCACCGGGCGATGCCACCGGTCTTCCATGTCGCAGGCACGAACGGCAAGGGATCGACCTGCGCCTTCCTGCGCGCCGCGATCGAGGCGACGGGATGCGATGTCCACGTCTTCTCCAGCCCGCACCTCGTCCACTTCAACGAACGTATCCGCGTCGCCGGCCGGCTGATCGACGACGCGAGCCTCGCCGCCCTGCTCGCCGAGGTACTCGATCATGCCGAGGGCATCGCGCCCAGCTTCTTCGAGGTGACGACGGCCGCCGCCTTCCTCGCCTTCGCGCGGACGCCGGCCGCGGCAACGATCGTGGAGGTCGGCCTCGGCGGGCGGCTCGATGCGACGAACGTCGTCGATCGCCCCGCGGTCACCGGCATCGCCGCGCTCGGCCTCGACCACCAGGCGTTCCTGGGCGACCGGCTGACGGACATCGCCACCGAAAAGGCGGGCATTGCCAAATCGGGCGTGCCGATAATCACGATGAACTATCCGCGTGCGGCGCGGGACCGCGTCGCGGCGGTCGCAGAGGCGGCCGGCGCGCCAGTGTTCGCGCGCAACCGGCAATGGTGGAGCGAGAGCGGACGCACGACGATGCGCTATCGCGACGCGGGCTTCGCGCTGTCCGCCCCCCGGCCAAGGCTGGTCGGACCGCATCAATCACACAATTTCGCGCTGGCGATCGCCATGCTGCGCCATCAAGCCGCGGTGCATGTGCCCGAAGCCGCGATGCGCGCCGCCGCGCAATGGGCGCAATGGCCCGCCCGCATGCAGCGGATGGGCAAAGGACCGCTGCGCGACCGCCTGTCGCCGGGAAGCGAGTTGTGGCTCGACGGCGCGCACAATCCGTCGGCGGCGCAGCCCGTCGCGCGCGCCTTGCGCAGCCTGGCAAAGGGGCGACCCGTCGTTCTCGTCGTCGGGATGCTCGCCAACAAGGATGCCGAGGGCGTGCTGCGGCTGCTCGCACCCACCCTGTCGCGGGCGATCGCAGTGCCCGTGGAAGGCCACGACAGCCACGCGCCCGCGCAGCTGGCTTCGCTCGCCGAGGATTTCGGCGTTGCCGCGTCGGTTGCGCCGGACCTGGCGTCGGCGCTCGAGCTGGTCGCGGGCGATGCGGTGGTACTGATCGCCGGGTCGCTGTACCTCGCCGGCGAAGCGCTCCATCTGAACGACGAAGCACCGGACTGA
- a CDS encoding DUF6628 family protein: protein MTAAATTLTPLPYAIPVCPNARIALFAVRRMGAHGLADARAAHILFTSFGEGFRRPLMLLRALMADLAATAGETIAIAPCCCARMTAAERALITVLARVETLPDSARYLLGDLLAVRRVDGALASAAAVAASFADEGRPICA from the coding sequence ATGACCGCTGCCGCCACCACGCTCACCCCGCTTCCCTATGCGATCCCCGTCTGTCCCAATGCACGGATCGCGCTGTTCGCGGTGCGGCGCATGGGCGCGCACGGGCTCGCCGACGCGCGTGCCGCGCATATCCTGTTCACCAGCTTCGGCGAAGGATTCCGCCGGCCGTTGATGCTGTTGCGCGCGTTGATGGCGGATCTGGCGGCGACGGCGGGCGAGACGATCGCGATCGCGCCCTGCTGCTGCGCGCGGATGACCGCGGCGGAACGCGCGCTCATCACCGTTCTCGCGCGGGTCGAGACGCTGCCCGACAGCGCGCGTTATCTGCTTGGCGACCTGCTCGCCGTCCGCCGTGTCGACGGCGCGCTCGCCAGCGCCGCGGCGGTCGCCGCGAGCTTCGCGGACGAAGGCCGGCCGATCTGCGCCTAG